The Candidatus Limnocylindrales bacterium genome has a segment encoding these proteins:
- a CDS encoding GNAT family N-acetyltransferase, producing the protein MPAAASLDLLDNIVWHSLSGPQRRFAAGSETARRYARGLSPLTGFADPARPDFDALAAHADIGEHLFCGAWTGAPPAGWRVDAEVPAVQMVWNGGVPEDDAAPHAIALTDAHVDAMLELVALTQPGPFGPRTIELGDYFGVFEDGKLVAMAGERMEAGCLREISGVCTRPEAQGRGLARGLMHRLIRLQIGRGLVPFLHVMSFNTRALELYERMGFGRHRELLMRIVCRE; encoded by the coding sequence ATGCCCGCCGCCGCGTCCCTCGATCTGCTCGACAACATCGTCTGGCACAGCCTTTCCGGACCGCAGCGCCGATTCGCTGCAGGAAGCGAAACCGCGCGGCGCTACGCGCGCGGGCTCAGCCCGCTCACCGGGTTTGCCGATCCCGCGCGCCCGGATTTTGACGCGCTCGCCGCGCATGCCGATATCGGCGAGCACCTGTTCTGCGGAGCATGGACCGGCGCTCCGCCGGCCGGATGGCGCGTCGATGCCGAAGTGCCGGCCGTACAGATGGTCTGGAACGGCGGAGTTCCGGAAGACGATGCGGCGCCGCATGCGATCGCGCTAACGGACGCGCATGTCGATGCGATGCTCGAGCTCGTTGCGCTCACGCAGCCAGGTCCGTTCGGGCCGCGCACGATCGAGCTCGGCGACTACTTCGGGGTCTTCGAGGACGGAAAGCTGGTCGCGATGGCCGGCGAACGCATGGAGGCCGGATGCCTGCGCGAGATCAGCGGCGTCTGCACGCGTCCGGAAGCGCAGGGGCGCGGCCTTGCGCGCGGCCTGATGCACAGGCTCATCCGGCTGCAGATCGGGCGCGGCCTCGTGCCGTTCCTTCACGTGATGAGCTTCAACACGCGCGCGCTCGAGCTTTACGAGCGCATGGGATTCG